In Fundidesulfovibrio putealis DSM 16056, the following proteins share a genomic window:
- a CDS encoding MarR family winged helix-turn-helix transcriptional regulator, producing the protein MSKEPLHRLPREGAEGFALTAHEVAKAFRARIDERFKPLGLSKATLSVIGALACNQKPLTQRELAEAIFVEGPTLVRLLDRLEASGWVRREPVPGDRRMKHVHLTQKAEPYLEELVRTAVDIEREIMQGIPEADVRLAHKVLLLVRERLGSLSVRTGQAPGSRTPD; encoded by the coding sequence ATGAGCAAGGAACCACTCCACAGGCTGCCACGGGAGGGGGCGGAAGGTTTCGCCCTCACCGCGCATGAGGTGGCCAAGGCCTTTAGGGCGCGCATCGACGAGCGCTTCAAGCCGCTGGGGCTCTCCAAGGCCACGCTGAGCGTGATCGGAGCCCTGGCCTGCAACCAGAAGCCCCTGACCCAGCGCGAGCTGGCCGAAGCCATCTTCGTGGAGGGGCCGACCCTGGTCCGTCTGCTGGACAGGTTGGAGGCCTCGGGCTGGGTCAGGCGCGAGCCCGTGCCGGGCGACCGCCGCATGAAGCACGTGCACCTGACCCAGAAGGCCGAACCGTACCTGGAAGAGCTGGTGCGCACGGCCGTGGACATCGAGCGCGAGATCATGCAGGGCATCCCGGAAGCGGACGTCCGCCTGGCCCACAAGGTGCTGCTGCTGGTGCGGGAGCGCCTGGGCAGCCTGTCTGTCAGGACAGGGCAGGCTCCAGGCTCCCGGACTCCGGACTGA
- a CDS encoding two-component system sensor histidine kinase NtrB — translation MPQEQIAFSELFADLVIDILALAGSPGECGEYIATQVRSLIGVRTVLILQCDRQLDDDVHRVVAVVPERRRSLGETPELNLLANLSHHMDKATVIGPQSLPGSGWEQLQALGIGESVVIPLCYSGNRAGVMLLLDLMDKRGTGTILRTLDKLAPVLALILRNASLYSGLEVQVSQRTMELSRANAALKESEERYALALRGTNDGIWDWNLRTGEVYFSPRWKEIIGYGPDEIPNELDQWRTRLHPDDADQAIHASQRCISGEVPSFEVEFRLRHKDGSYRWILGRGASLKNEQGEVVRMAGAHTDITERRRMMDVMLQTEKMMSVGGLAAGMAHEINNPLSGILQNVQVMARRLTMDTPANIQAANEAGCSLEAIRHFMEKRDILASLDAIRETGCRAARIVSSMLEFSRASTGNASCADLGQLLDKSTELCATDYDLKKKYDFRNIRVVREYDSHLPPVPCSDTQIQQVFMNLLANAAQAMADTPAPTITLRTALETDHVRVEIEDNGPGMPPEVRKRAFEPFFTTKPVGEGTGLGLSVSYFIIVNNHHGDIAAQPVPGGGTRMVIRLPLSQAYPKHGGGDTAPCP, via the coding sequence ATGCCGCAGGAGCAGATCGCCTTCTCCGAACTGTTCGCCGACCTGGTGATCGACATCCTGGCCCTGGCGGGTAGCCCCGGCGAGTGCGGTGAATACATCGCCACGCAGGTTCGCAGCCTCATCGGCGTGCGGACCGTGCTCATCCTGCAATGCGACCGGCAGCTGGATGACGACGTCCATCGCGTGGTGGCCGTCGTGCCTGAGCGGCGGAGGTCCCTGGGAGAAACACCGGAGCTGAACCTCCTCGCGAACCTGAGCCACCACATGGACAAGGCCACCGTCATCGGGCCGCAGAGCCTGCCCGGCTCGGGCTGGGAACAGCTGCAGGCGCTGGGCATCGGCGAATCGGTCGTCATCCCGCTGTGCTATTCGGGGAACCGGGCCGGGGTGATGCTGCTGCTTGATCTCATGGACAAACGGGGGACCGGGACGATCCTGCGCACACTGGACAAGCTGGCCCCGGTGCTGGCGCTCATCCTGCGCAACGCGTCGCTGTATTCAGGCCTTGAGGTGCAGGTGAGCCAGCGGACCATGGAACTCTCCAGGGCCAACGCGGCCCTCAAGGAGAGCGAAGAGCGCTACGCCCTGGCTCTGCGCGGAACCAACGACGGCATCTGGGATTGGAACCTGCGCACGGGAGAGGTGTATTTCTCGCCCCGCTGGAAGGAAATCATCGGATACGGCCCGGACGAGATCCCCAACGAACTCGACCAGTGGCGGACCCGCCTCCATCCGGACGACGCGGACCAGGCCATTCACGCGAGCCAGCGCTGCATAAGCGGCGAAGTCCCTTCGTTCGAGGTGGAATTCCGGCTACGCCACAAGGACGGCAGCTATCGCTGGATTCTGGGACGGGGAGCATCGCTTAAGAACGAACAGGGAGAGGTGGTGCGCATGGCGGGAGCTCACACCGACATCACCGAGCGCAGGCGCATGATGGACGTGATGCTCCAGACGGAGAAGATGATGAGCGTGGGAGGGCTGGCTGCGGGCATGGCCCACGAGATCAACAATCCCCTGAGCGGCATCCTGCAGAACGTCCAGGTGATGGCGCGTCGACTCACCATGGACACTCCCGCCAACATCCAGGCCGCAAACGAGGCCGGGTGCTCCCTGGAAGCGATCAGGCACTTCATGGAAAAGCGCGACATCCTGGCGTCACTGGACGCCATCCGCGAGACGGGGTGCAGGGCGGCGCGCATCGTGTCCAGCATGCTCGAGTTCAGCCGCGCCAGCACCGGCAACGCCAGCTGCGCGGACCTGGGCCAGCTGCTGGACAAATCCACTGAGCTCTGCGCCACGGACTACGACCTGAAAAAGAAGTACGACTTCCGCAACATCCGCGTCGTCAGGGAATACGACAGCCACCTGCCGCCCGTGCCCTGCTCGGACACCCAGATCCAGCAGGTGTTCATGAACCTGCTGGCCAACGCCGCCCAGGCCATGGCCGACACGCCCGCCCCGACCATCACGTTGCGCACCGCCCTGGAGACCGACCACGTGCGCGTGGAGATCGAGGACAACGGGCCGGGCATGCCGCCGGAAGTGCGCAAGCGCGCCTTCGAACCGTTCTTCACCACCAAGCCCGTAGGTGAAGGCACGGGGCTTGGCCTCTCGGTCTCCTACTTCATCATCGTCAACAACCATCACGGGGACATCGCGGCGCAGCCCGTTCCCGGCGGCGGAACCCGCATGGTCATACGCCTGCCGCTTTCCCAGGCGTACCCCAAGCACGGCGGCGGGGACACAGCTCCCTGCCCGTGA
- a CDS encoding DUF1638 domain-containing protein has protein sequence MTQSSGATFITCGIFRNELAALGYSSRHGRRLVRLDSMLHMRPALLDSMLAKALHEPRKGRFLLIYGDCCPHMDQFARMDGVRRVAGVNCCEIVLGHDRYRELRRAGVFFFMPEWTRRWERVFKTELGFTTRETAREFMREMHSRIIYLDTGVEEVPRDTLADIEAYLGMPVEVCPVGLGQLEAALRDGLRSLDAAGDA, from the coding sequence ATGACGCAATCATCCGGGGCAACCTTCATCACCTGCGGAATTTTCCGCAACGAGCTGGCCGCGCTGGGGTATTCCTCCCGCCATGGCCGCAGGCTGGTCCGCCTGGACTCCATGCTGCACATGCGCCCCGCCCTTCTGGACTCCATGCTGGCCAAGGCGCTGCATGAACCCCGGAAGGGGCGTTTCCTGCTGATCTACGGCGACTGCTGCCCGCACATGGACCAGTTCGCGCGCATGGACGGCGTCCGCAGGGTCGCGGGCGTGAACTGCTGCGAGATCGTCCTCGGGCATGACCGCTACCGGGAGTTGCGGCGCGCGGGAGTCTTCTTCTTCATGCCCGAGTGGACCCGGCGCTGGGAGCGGGTCTTCAAGACCGAACTGGGCTTCACCACCCGGGAGACTGCGCGGGAGTTCATGCGCGAGATGCACTCCCGGATCATCTATCTGGACACGGGCGTGGAGGAGGTCCCACGGGACACGCTGGCTGACATCGAGGCGTATCTGGGCATGCCGGTGGAGGTGTGCCCCGTCGGGCTCGGCCAGCTCGAAGCGGCGCTACGGGACGGGCTGCGAAGCCTGGACGCAGCCGGGGACGCATAG
- a CDS encoding efflux RND transporter periplasmic adaptor subunit, translated as MKLFMHERGRGLLLPLVALLSLLGAAGCGKDSSGQTPGAGAPPPSEVVVKTLVSADIPLDLEYVGQVSGSREVQVRARVGGILLRRAYEEGAKVRQGDLLFEIDPEPLKAALEQAKGALGQSEARLASAKRNLDRMKKLRQADVISQKDIDDAQTEYESATADVRAAQGKVREAGINLSYTRVEAPITGITSKETKSEGSLIGNTADSSLLTTINRIDPVYVNFSIPGAESMKFRKDRAEGRIVFPKGGDFEVRLLLSDGTEYPHSGHINFMDTQVDAQTGVVKARAELPNPSGDILPGQFVRARLLGAVLKQSMTVPQGAVLRTQQGPMVWVVNAQDTVEPRPVTLGVTLGNNYLLESGVNSGERVIVEGVIKVRPGAPVRPRDIGQPAAPAQAPPTGQGDKTQAPAGKTG; from the coding sequence ATGAAGCTGTTCATGCATGAGCGTGGGCGCGGTCTTCTGCTGCCGCTCGTTGCCTTGCTGTCGTTGTTGGGCGCGGCCGGTTGCGGAAAGGACAGTTCCGGCCAGACGCCCGGAGCCGGTGCCCCGCCGCCGTCGGAAGTGGTGGTGAAGACCCTGGTCAGCGCCGATATCCCCCTCGATCTTGAGTACGTGGGGCAGGTTTCCGGCTCGCGCGAGGTCCAGGTGCGCGCCCGCGTGGGCGGCATCCTGCTTCGCCGCGCCTACGAGGAGGGCGCGAAGGTCCGCCAGGGCGACCTGCTCTTCGAGATCGACCCCGAACCGCTGAAGGCAGCGCTTGAGCAGGCCAAGGGTGCGCTCGGCCAGTCCGAGGCGCGGCTCGCCAGCGCCAAGCGCAACCTGGACCGCATGAAAAAGCTCCGCCAGGCCGACGTCATCAGCCAGAAGGACATCGACGACGCCCAGACCGAGTACGAGTCGGCCACCGCCGACGTGCGCGCCGCCCAGGGCAAAGTGCGCGAGGCGGGCATCAACCTGAGCTACACGCGGGTGGAGGCTCCCATCACGGGCATCACCAGCAAGGAAACCAAGTCCGAAGGCAGCCTCATCGGCAACACGGCGGACTCGAGCCTCCTGACCACCATCAACCGCATCGACCCGGTGTACGTGAACTTCTCCATCCCCGGAGCGGAGTCCATGAAGTTCCGCAAGGACCGCGCCGAGGGCCGCATCGTGTTTCCCAAGGGCGGAGATTTCGAGGTGCGCCTGCTGCTGTCCGACGGCACGGAGTATCCTCATTCGGGCCACATCAATTTCATGGACACCCAGGTGGACGCCCAGACCGGCGTGGTGAAGGCCAGGGCGGAGCTGCCCAACCCCTCGGGCGACATCCTGCCCGGCCAGTTCGTGCGCGCCAGACTCCTCGGCGCGGTGCTCAAGCAGTCCATGACCGTCCCCCAGGGCGCGGTGCTGCGCACCCAGCAGGGTCCCATGGTCTGGGTGGTGAACGCCCAGGACACGGTGGAGCCGCGCCCGGTGACGCTCGGCGTCACGCTCGGCAACAACTACCTGCTGGAAAGCGGCGTGAACTCCGGCGAGCGGGTGATCGTGGAGGGCGTCATCAAGGTGCGCCCCGGCGCGCCCGTGCGCCCGCGCGACATCGGCCAGCCCGCAGCGCCGGCCCAGGCCCCTCCGACGGGCCAGGGCGACAAGACCCAGGCCCCTGCCGGGAAAACGGGATAA
- a CDS encoding uroporphyrinogen decarboxylase family protein encodes MTSAQRVMAAITGDKADRRAFTLTLSLYGAALTGCPLPSYHADPSKYLEGQLAVRDAVEPDILFSPFVLPLEGRAFGCTLADQQAGPPNVRRPAFRSAAELLAHPLPRVDADPGLAYLVESVRQMVQSLDGETPVAGILTAPTDLAAMLLGLEPWLEALLFDPDTARRVLEATGAHFRAMSAAMMEAGAACIVTPIMCCNPRIINPEIARTTVLPALREAFAAAPGPVVFHHGGNPLSQYLGLFKDVPNVLGFVLDERDSFIEARQALGPGHLLMGGISGPHMSARKPGDIRRRVEHLLDDRRDDARFILASSHADVPLDTPLENLLAVRDAVREHG; translated from the coding sequence ATGACTTCCGCCCAGCGCGTCATGGCGGCCATAACGGGCGACAAGGCCGACCGCCGGGCCTTCACCCTCACCCTGAGCCTTTACGGGGCTGCGCTCACCGGCTGCCCCCTTCCCTCCTACCACGCCGACCCCTCGAAATACCTCGAAGGCCAGCTGGCCGTGCGTGACGCGGTGGAACCGGACATCCTGTTCAGCCCCTTCGTGCTGCCCCTGGAAGGCCGGGCCTTCGGCTGCACCCTGGCCGACCAGCAGGCCGGACCGCCCAACGTCAGGAGGCCCGCGTTCAGGAGCGCCGCAGAACTGCTGGCTCATCCCCTGCCCCGCGTGGACGCCGATCCGGGCCTGGCCTATCTGGTGGAATCCGTACGGCAAATGGTCCAGTCGCTGGACGGCGAGACCCCGGTGGCGGGCATCCTCACCGCGCCAACCGACCTGGCGGCCATGCTCCTGGGCCTGGAACCCTGGCTGGAGGCCCTGCTCTTCGACCCCGACACGGCCCGGCGCGTGCTGGAGGCCACGGGCGCGCACTTCAGGGCCATGAGCGCCGCCATGATGGAGGCCGGTGCGGCCTGCATCGTAACGCCTATCATGTGCTGCAACCCGCGCATCATAAACCCCGAGATCGCCCGGACCACGGTGCTCCCCGCCCTGCGCGAAGCCTTCGCGGCAGCGCCCGGCCCAGTGGTGTTCCACCACGGCGGCAATCCCCTGTCGCAGTACCTGGGCCTCTTCAAGGACGTCCCCAACGTCCTGGGATTCGTGCTGGACGAGCGCGACAGCTTCATCGAGGCCAGGCAGGCACTGGGACCTGGACACCTGCTGATGGGCGGGATCAGCGGACCGCACATGTCCGCCCGAAAGCCCGGAGACATCCGCCGCCGCGTGGAACACCTCCTGGACGACCGCCGCGACGATGCCCGCTTCATCCTGGCCTCCAGCCACGCAGACGTCCCCCTGGACACGCCGCTTGAGAACCTCCTGGCCGTGCGCGACGCCGTCAGGGAGCACGGATAA
- a CDS encoding efflux RND transporter permease subunit, translating into MLARFFLNRPIFSTVLSLVILMAGLVAMNVLPISQYPDIIPPEVQVRASYPGASPEVIAQTVAAPLEQQINGVDRMLYMRSTSAGDGSISISVVFSVGTDPDQATINVNNRVQSGLTSLPEEVRRQGVTVSKKSSNFLQVLTMDSRDGRYDTVFISNYALVNVLDELRRLPGVGDAVIFGNQDYSMRVWLRPDKLAQLKLTPGDVAAAIREQNAQYAAGRIGQEPTAARVDMNFMVTTKGRLVSAEEFENIILRSDPDGSSLRLKDVARVELGARDYNFSGKRGGQPTVPMGVFLAPGANALATADLVHAKLEELSKRFPAGITYNIPYDTTKFVRVSINEVVKTLGEAMLLVFLVVYLFLQNFRATLIPFMAVPVSIIGTFAGMYALGFSINTLTLFGMVLAIGIVVDDAIVVLENVERIMRSEGMSAKQATAKAMEEVTGPIIAIVLVLCAVFVPVAFMGGLTGEMYKQFAITIAVSVVISGIVALTLTPSLCAILLPDLHEEPRGFFKMFNTGFTKVTNTYVGGVRFLLEKPLIALGLFAVLCAATFGLFKLVPGSMLPDEDQGFIIAATILPDGSSLKRSRELTDTLDSMTLKDPAVQDAATFAGYDALTGANRSNYGTSFITLKPWDERKAPGLSSFDLVKRVFGFGMSQPAGLILAFNPPPISGMSTTGGFEAYIQNRGEGDSKALAAMVAKVIAAAATRPELGRVSTTFGADVPQLHVELDRDKALAHGVSVSSVFEVMQATFGAYYVNDFNKYGRTFRVTLQSEAEFRDRPEALRDVFVRTKKGEMIPLPALVTVTQSSGPEVMERFNVFPAAKLMGAPAPGYSSGQAMAAMEAVAAEVLPQEFGLAWSGSSYQEKAAGGSSTLVFLLGIIMVFLILAAQYEKWSLPFAVVLAVPFAVFGAILATWGRGLSNDIYFQVALVTLIGLAAKNAILIVEFAVIRHRQGLSLFEASVEAARLRFRPIIMTSLAFVLGCVPLAISTGAGANSRHAIGTGVIGGMLGATVLAPFFIPVFFKLIIGAGQYLSRKPKTDE; encoded by the coding sequence ATGCTGGCACGCTTTTTCCTGAACCGTCCCATTTTCTCCACGGTTCTCTCCCTGGTGATCCTCATGGCCGGACTTGTGGCCATGAACGTGCTGCCGATTTCGCAGTACCCCGACATCATCCCGCCCGAAGTGCAGGTGCGGGCCTCCTATCCGGGCGCAAGCCCCGAGGTTATCGCCCAGACCGTGGCCGCGCCCCTGGAGCAGCAGATCAACGGCGTGGACCGCATGCTGTACATGCGCTCCACCAGCGCGGGCGACGGCTCCATCTCCATCTCCGTGGTCTTCTCCGTGGGCACCGACCCGGACCAGGCCACCATCAACGTGAACAACCGCGTGCAGTCCGGCCTGACGTCGCTGCCCGAGGAAGTGCGCCGCCAGGGCGTTACGGTCAGCAAGAAGTCCTCGAACTTCCTGCAGGTCCTGACCATGGACTCGCGCGACGGGCGCTACGACACGGTGTTCATCAGCAACTACGCCCTGGTGAACGTGCTGGACGAGCTGCGCCGCCTGCCGGGCGTGGGCGACGCGGTGATCTTCGGCAACCAGGACTACTCCATGCGCGTGTGGCTGCGCCCGGACAAGCTGGCGCAGCTGAAGCTCACCCCCGGCGACGTGGCGGCAGCCATCCGCGAGCAGAACGCCCAGTACGCTGCCGGGCGCATCGGCCAGGAACCCACGGCCGCGCGGGTGGACATGAACTTCATGGTCACCACCAAGGGTCGGCTCGTTTCCGCCGAGGAGTTTGAAAACATCATCCTGCGCTCCGACCCGGACGGCTCGTCCCTTCGCCTGAAAGACGTGGCCCGTGTGGAGCTTGGCGCGCGCGACTACAACTTCTCCGGCAAGCGCGGCGGCCAGCCCACCGTGCCCATGGGCGTGTTCCTGGCGCCCGGCGCCAACGCCCTGGCCACCGCCGACCTGGTGCACGCCAAGCTGGAGGAGCTCTCCAAGCGCTTCCCGGCGGGCATCACCTACAACATCCCCTACGACACCACCAAATTCGTGCGCGTGTCCATCAACGAGGTGGTCAAGACCCTTGGCGAGGCCATGCTCCTGGTGTTCCTGGTGGTGTACCTGTTCCTGCAGAACTTCCGGGCGACGCTCATCCCGTTCATGGCCGTGCCGGTGTCCATCATAGGCACTTTCGCGGGCATGTACGCCCTGGGATTCTCCATCAACACCCTGACGCTTTTCGGCATGGTGCTGGCCATCGGCATCGTGGTGGACGACGCCATCGTGGTGCTGGAGAACGTGGAGCGAATAATGCGCTCCGAGGGCATGAGCGCCAAGCAGGCCACGGCCAAGGCCATGGAGGAGGTCACAGGACCTATCATTGCCATCGTGCTGGTGCTGTGCGCGGTGTTCGTGCCCGTCGCCTTCATGGGCGGCCTGACCGGCGAGATGTACAAGCAGTTCGCCATCACCATCGCGGTGTCCGTGGTCATCTCGGGCATCGTGGCCCTGACGCTGACGCCGTCCCTGTGCGCCATCCTGCTGCCCGACCTGCATGAAGAGCCGCGCGGCTTCTTCAAGATGTTCAACACCGGCTTCACCAAGGTGACCAACACCTACGTGGGCGGCGTGCGCTTCCTGCTGGAAAAGCCGCTCATCGCGCTGGGGCTGTTCGCCGTCCTGTGCGCGGCCACGTTCGGCCTGTTCAAGCTGGTGCCCGGGTCCATGCTGCCCGACGAGGACCAGGGGTTCATCATCGCAGCCACCATCCTGCCCGATGGCTCGTCCCTCAAGAGAAGCCGGGAGCTTACCGACACCCTGGACTCCATGACCCTGAAGGACCCCGCCGTGCAGGACGCGGCCACCTTCGCGGGCTACGACGCCCTGACCGGCGCCAACCGCTCCAACTACGGCACGTCCTTCATAACGCTCAAGCCCTGGGACGAGCGCAAGGCTCCGGGCTTAAGCTCCTTTGATCTGGTGAAGCGCGTCTTCGGGTTCGGCATGTCCCAGCCCGCCGGGCTGATCCTGGCCTTCAACCCGCCGCCCATCAGCGGCATGAGCACCACCGGCGGATTCGAGGCCTACATCCAGAACCGGGGCGAGGGCGACAGCAAGGCCCTGGCCGCCATGGTGGCCAAGGTCATCGCGGCTGCGGCCACTCGACCCGAGCTTGGCCGCGTGTCCACCACCTTCGGCGCGGACGTCCCCCAGCTGCACGTGGAGCTGGACCGCGACAAGGCCCTGGCCCACGGCGTGAGCGTCTCCAGCGTGTTCGAGGTGATGCAGGCCACCTTCGGCGCCTACTACGTGAACGACTTCAACAAATATGGACGCACCTTCCGGGTGACGCTCCAGTCCGAGGCCGAGTTCCGCGACCGCCCCGAGGCCCTGCGCGACGTGTTCGTGCGCACCAAGAAGGGCGAGATGATCCCGCTGCCCGCCCTGGTGACCGTCACCCAGTCCAGCGGGCCCGAGGTCATGGAGCGCTTCAACGTGTTCCCTGCCGCCAAGCTCATGGGCGCGCCCGCCCCGGGCTACAGCTCCGGTCAGGCCATGGCCGCCATGGAAGCCGTGGCCGCCGAGGTGCTGCCCCAGGAGTTCGGCCTGGCCTGGTCGGGCTCGTCCTACCAGGAGAAGGCCGCCGGAGGGTCCTCGACCCTGGTGTTCCTGCTGGGCATCATCATGGTGTTCCTGATCCTGGCCGCCCAGTATGAGAAGTGGTCGCTGCCGTTCGCGGTGGTGCTGGCAGTGCCGTTCGCGGTGTTCGGGGCCATCCTGGCCACCTGGGGCAGGGGGCTCTCCAACGACATCTACTTCCAGGTGGCGCTGGTGACGCTCATCGGTCTTGCGGCCAAGAACGCCATCCTGATCGTGGAGTTCGCGGTCATCCGGCACAGGCAGGGGCTCTCCCTGTTCGAAGCCTCGGTGGAGGCGGCGCGCCTTCGCTTCAGGCCCATCATCATGACCTCCCTGGCCTTCGTGCTGGGCTGCGTGCCGCTGGCCATCAGCACCGGCGCGGGCGCCAACAGCAGGCACGCCATCGGAACGGGCGTCATCGGCGGCATGCTCGGGGCGACGGTGCTTGCGCCGTTCTTCATTCCCGTGTTCTTCAAACTCATCATCGGGGCTGGACAGTATCTGAGCCGTAAGCCGAAAACCGACGAGTAA